The Pecten maximus chromosome 17, xPecMax1.1, whole genome shotgun sequence DNA segment TGATGTGAAATGTGTTGACATTCTTCCGTCGATTCAGTAGTTGTTGTCTGTATGTTCTGCATTGACCTGCGAGGTCTGATTGAAATCTTGCGTTGAGGTTATCGAGCTTGTCTTTAGCTTTCTGTATCCTGTCGGTCATTTCCGCTGAAACTTCTTTTTCTCTTGCGTTTAGCGTTGTTATCCCTAAATCGTCCTCATCTAACATCTTCTTTGTTTCCTCTGTTAGCTCCTTCCATTCTGTCTCACCGAGACTCTGTTTAGCCATTGTCTTCTTGATCACATCCTCCATTGGTTTAACATTGTtacattgtctgtgtgacaCCGACACACAGATACTACAACACATCGCGCTGTGGTCTACACAGTACACGTCCAGAGGTTTTCCACTATGTTGATGACAGATTTCGTAGACTTTTACATCACAAAGTTGTCCAACATTGCCAGAGATGGAGACAAGTCGATGAGCAGCTGTTGCCTTGTTCCGTTCATGGCAAATTCTGCATTGTTTACAGAGCTTCTCTTCACACTCGGTACACGTGACCTCGGCAGGGTTTGATTCTTTCCAACGTAGACATGGCGCACAGAAAAGGACATCGGCGGACTGTGCTATAGAGGAAACAAGGAAATCATTTTTCAGAAAACATGTCGCCCATGTACTTACGGCCGTATTGCCGTCATCAGGATTAATTGGCGCCTCACAGACAGGACAAGGAAAGAAGTGTCGGTCCTCATCTGCTGTGACGTGTTCCGCTTCGATGTATGACGTCAGACATCGGCAGCAGAAAGTATGACCACAAGGGAGCAGCCTCGGTTCTTTGTAGGGTGACGTACACATCAAACATCTGTATTCCGGTCTCGGGTCGGCTTCTGCCATGTCTGTAAATAAAAGGTGATGTATAGGCTCCTCTGGAAGATAGGCGTCAAGAAATATGTATAACGTGATTAAGTGTAAAGAAGACTGATTTCATAATATCACGTGTTCCTGTACGTGTATAAATAGCGCTGGTAGGTACTAGAATCTAATATATAAACAGCAGTCTCACGGTATACCGCCCCCCGTTATACCGCCAACCAGGAATACCGCTGTCATTTTCCTTGAAACGGATTTCTCTATTACGTATACCCaccccacaaaaaaaaagaaaaaacaaagaaaaaaaaaaaaaaaaaaaaaggggaaaaaaaacaaaaaaaaaaaaatcaaaaaaaaaagaaaaaaaaaaaaaaaaaaaaaaaaaaaaaaaaaaaaaaagaaaaatttaaaaaaaaaaaaaaaaaaaaaattttaaaaaaaaaaaaaaaacaaaaaaaaaaaaaaaaaccccaaaaaaattttaaaaaaaaaaaaaaaaacaaaaaaaaaaaaaaaaaagggttaaaaaacaaaaaaaaaaaaaaatataaaaataaaacccaaaaaaaaatttttaaaaaagaaaccaaaaaaaaggggaaaaaaaagggaaaaaaaaaaaaaaaaacaaccccaaaaaaaaaaaaaaaaaaaaaacaaaaccaaaaaaaaaaaaaaaaaaaaaaaaaaaaaaaaataaaaaccccccccccccccccccccccccaaattttttctTCTATTTATAAATGGGGTTTAAAACCTTTGTTTAGCGTAAACCGGGCCGTTTGAAAATTTCACACCTTTTTGTCCAgggcatttaaaaaaaaaaattttccaaaaaattaagaccgtttttgttttaaataggAATTTTTAAAGGGGATTACAAGGTCAAACAAccttttttaaatattgagGCGGCCCCCCCCTTAATTTAACCCTTTTTCAAGTtgaaaaaatttgaatttgatgtGGGCGGTTGAAAATTCGTTTTAAGGgggaaataatttttttttttaatttttaaaccccttccaaaaaaaaacgaaaaattaatttttaaaaatttttaaaaggtttaaaattcctttgaaaataaaattaaaaaccccttttaaagGGGAAACCAATTTTAAGGTTTTTTCCGGGAAACGGTCTTCCTTTCATTAAAAAACTAAGCCGggatttttcaaaaaaattaaaaatttaaaaaaaccaaaaaaattatCATTGGGGGGCCCTTGGGAAAAATCGGGTATTTTTCAAAAGGGGGTCAGTGAAAATATCAgctttattagtttgataaatttctatatttcactggcaaaaatgcaataaacgtGAATACGCAGCCTTTGTTTCAGGTATACATCTACTTATTATAGgcctatatttacattctgtgttgcatttgcctatatgtcgtttgtaaaccaaattgtattcatcagagtgtatactacaatttacagtgattcggtcagagtagggatacagccccaggtaccggtgttgctggtcaaaacaatggtccccagttacattcggccaggagagatttcgaatgctagcatttatctacgtaaaccaccacaaaaaaaaaagcaacgcaagttataagagtaaaatttaataatagaaaaaatgaagtcgaccgactcgacacaaaattattattaactctattcctgatctataggaagtaatcaaattgtcactgtcgtcacacaggggctcgttgtcagaaatgctagacacgacaacatttaaagtccggcatttaaaaaaaaaaaaatcttgcgaaaaatcggcagtatcgacacggtttctggttgtgtatgcatactgaattatagttatgtggttattcactgatgtcaaaggcctaccttactccaaaatcgagcccctgtgaagttgaacatcgtctgctaagttagcgacactgatgtgaccggttagactggattctgtttctaatgaaatatccttggaatcgttttaacct contains these protein-coding regions:
- the LOC117315602 gene encoding tripartite motif-containing protein 45-like → MAEADPRPEYRCLMCTSPYKEPRLLPCGHTFCCRCLTSYIEAEHVTADEDRHFFPCPVCEAPINPDDGNTAVSTWATCFLKNDFLVSSIAQSADVLFCAPCLRWKESNPAEVTCTECEEKLCKQCRICHERNKATAAHRLVSISGNVGQLCDVKVYEICHQHSGKPLDVYCVDHSAMCCSICVSVSHRQCNNVKPMEDVIKKTMAKQSLGETEWKELTEETKKMLDEDDLGITTLNAREKEVSAEMTDRIQKAKDKLDNLNARFQSDLAGQCRTYRQQLLNRRKNVNTFHINAENSHLLMSRSDQQLSERHRFFVREQTKSQISGHYRRMDQNTKKETNQFDITLKLQETIDEIMKMTTAGNVDVTSTLSPVSQNANGRICSLIGSLLLTPSASAFSDSTSTSDLTGSLQHLTVQTTPVTAAVDVWTGSVSCVHTVNTSTLRGERTPWLMGGIFTDNNELLITDYLTVDWYCLMINIPTRENIKLTVTLQI